One region of Agrobacterium tumefaciens genomic DNA includes:
- a CDS encoding AGROH133_08824 family phage infection protein, with the protein MEFYFPAELGEQLAFGAAVVSVVIGLFFMFAPGATLRAFGLQAIGERRDGYALVRSSLAGFYLGLGASALLLAQPMVYLAFGAAFGLSVFGGILSILSDGGATVRNFILLVVHLLLSALSLSYVFGLV; encoded by the coding sequence ATGGAGTTTTATTTTCCCGCCGAATTAGGCGAGCAGCTGGCCTTCGGCGCTGCGGTGGTGTCGGTCGTGATCGGCCTCTTTTTCATGTTTGCACCAGGCGCTACTCTGCGTGCCTTCGGTCTGCAGGCGATCGGCGAGCGCCGGGATGGTTACGCGCTTGTGCGCTCGTCGCTTGCCGGTTTTTATCTCGGCCTCGGTGCTTCCGCCCTGCTTCTGGCGCAGCCCATGGTCTATCTCGCCTTCGGTGCGGCTTTCGGTCTCAGCGTGTTTGGCGGCATTCTCTCCATTCTCTCGGATGGAGGCGCAACAGTGCGGAATTTCATACTTCTGGTTGTACACCTTCTGTTGTCTGCACTGTCGTTGAGCTACGTGTTCGGACTGGTCTGA
- the atpD gene encoding F0F1 ATP synthase subunit beta produces the protein MAKAATPKKTAAVNGAGKVTQVIGAVVDVAFEGELPPILNALETDNNGNRLVLEVAQHLGENVVRTIAMDSTEGLVRGQVVADTGAPIEVPVGLETLGRIMNVIGEPVDEAGPIVTAKKRAIHQDAPSYVEQSTEGQILVTGIKVVDLLAPYAKGGKIGLFGGAGVGKTVLIMELINNVAKAHGGYSVFAGVGERTREGNDLYHEMIESNVNKLGGGEGSKAALVYGQMNEPPGARARVALTGLTIAENFRDEGQDVLFFVDNIFRFTQAGSEVSALLGRIPSAVGYQPTLATDMGQMQERITTTNKGSITSVQAIYVPADDLTDPAPATSFAHLDATTVLSRSIAEKGIYPAVDPLDSTSRMLDPMIVGEEHYEVARKVQSTLQRYKSLQDIIAILGMDELSEEDKLTVARARKIERFLSQPFFVAEVFTGSPGKLVALEDTIKGFKGLVNGEYDSLPEAAFYMVGSMEEAIEKAKKLTAEAA, from the coding sequence ATGGCTAAGGCAGCTACCCCCAAGAAAACCGCAGCGGTGAACGGCGCGGGCAAGGTTACCCAGGTTATCGGCGCTGTTGTCGACGTGGCGTTCGAAGGCGAACTGCCTCCGATCCTCAACGCGCTCGAAACCGATAACAACGGCAACCGCCTGGTTCTGGAAGTCGCTCAGCATCTCGGCGAAAACGTCGTACGCACGATCGCCATGGACTCGACCGAAGGTCTCGTCCGCGGTCAGGTCGTCGCTGATACGGGCGCCCCGATCGAGGTTCCTGTCGGTCTGGAAACGCTCGGCCGCATCATGAACGTCATCGGTGAGCCGGTTGACGAAGCAGGTCCGATCGTAACGGCCAAGAAGCGCGCCATCCACCAGGACGCACCGTCTTACGTCGAGCAGTCGACTGAAGGCCAGATCCTCGTTACCGGCATCAAGGTCGTTGACCTTCTGGCTCCTTACGCCAAGGGCGGCAAGATCGGCCTGTTCGGCGGCGCTGGCGTTGGCAAGACGGTTCTCATCATGGAACTGATCAACAACGTCGCCAAGGCGCACGGTGGTTACTCGGTATTCGCCGGCGTGGGTGAGCGTACCCGCGAAGGTAACGACCTCTATCACGAAATGATCGAGTCGAACGTCAACAAGCTTGGCGGCGGCGAAGGTTCCAAGGCAGCTCTCGTTTACGGCCAGATGAACGAACCGCCGGGCGCCCGCGCTCGCGTCGCTCTGACCGGTCTGACGATCGCTGAAAACTTCCGCGACGAAGGCCAGGACGTTCTGTTCTTCGTGGACAACATCTTCCGCTTCACGCAGGCTGGTTCGGAAGTGTCGGCTCTTCTCGGCCGTATTCCTTCGGCTGTGGGCTATCAGCCAACGCTCGCAACCGACATGGGCCAGATGCAGGAACGCATCACCACCACGAACAAGGGTTCGATCACCTCGGTTCAGGCGATTTACGTTCCCGCCGACGACTTGACCGACCCTGCGCCGGCCACTTCGTTCGCGCACCTTGACGCAACGACGGTTCTGTCGCGTTCGATCGCAGAAAAGGGTATTTACCCGGCTGTTGACCCGCTCGACTCCACCTCGCGCATGCTCGACCCGATGATCGTCGGTGAAGAACACTACGAGGTTGCCCGTAAGGTTCAGTCGACCCTGCAGCGCTACAAGTCCCTTCAGGACATCATCGCCATCCTCGGCATGGACGAACTGTCGGAAGAAGACAAGCTGACGGTTGCCCGCGCCCGTAAGATCGAGCGCTTCCTGTCGCAGCCGTTCTTCGTTGCCGAAGTCTTCACCGGTTCTCCGGGCAAGCTCGTCGCACTCGAAGACACGATCAAGGGCTTCAAGGGCCTGGTCAACGGCGAATACGACAGCCTGCCGGAAGCAGCTTTCTACATGGTCGGTTCGATGGAAGAAGCCATCGAAAAGGCAAAGAAGCTGACTGCTGAAGCTGCCTGA
- a CDS encoding F0F1 ATP synthase subunit delta has protein sequence MPVADTSHGTSGVAERYASSLFELALEAGAVEAVGADLDRFGALLDGSDDLKRLVASPVFSAEDQFKAITAICEKAGLAGLAVNFLKVVANNRRLFAVPGMIRAYRSIAAAHRGEITAEVTSAHALDEAQETELKAALKSVTGKDVTVSVTVDPSILGGLIVKVGSRQIDTSLRTKLSTLKLALKEVG, from the coding sequence GTGCCCGTGGCAGATACCTCCCATGGAACATCCGGTGTAGCCGAAAGGTATGCATCGTCGCTTTTCGAGCTTGCTTTGGAAGCGGGTGCGGTCGAGGCAGTTGGAGCCGATCTGGACAGGTTCGGCGCACTTCTCGATGGAAGTGACGATTTGAAGCGTCTGGTTGCGAGCCCGGTGTTTTCCGCCGAGGATCAGTTCAAGGCAATCACCGCAATCTGCGAGAAGGCCGGTCTTGCCGGTCTTGCTGTCAATTTCCTCAAGGTCGTTGCGAATAACCGCCGTCTGTTTGCCGTTCCCGGCATGATCCGCGCCTATCGCTCCATTGCTGCTGCCCATCGCGGCGAAATTACCGCCGAGGTCACCTCGGCACATGCGCTCGACGAAGCGCAAGAAACTGAACTGAAGGCGGCGCTGAAGAGCGTTACCGGCAAGGATGTGACGGTTTCCGTTACCGTTGATCCTTCGATCCTCGGTGGCCTGATCGTCAAGGTTGGTTCTCGCCAGATCGATACGTCTCTTCGCACCAAACTTTCCACCCTTAAGCTTGCACTGAAAGAGGTTGGCTGA
- the fdhD gene encoding formate dehydrogenase accessory sulfurtransferase FdhD: MIAVSIEASYRRVARSALRQGALSTGERAVPEEVPVAFSYGGSTHAVMMASPADLVDFAVGFSLTEGIISARSEIRAIEVIEAGQGYDVQVDLMDAEADALRARRRHMAGPVGCGLCGIESIEQAVRVVPDLSGVRMSIHGDDIVAAVKALSDAQSLNRETRAVHGASFYSPQDGLLAVREDVGRHNALDKLAGAVVNAGISAKTGIVAVTSRLSVEMVQKTAILGSPVMAAISAPTALAIETAESAGITLVALVRGEDFEIFTRADRVIL, encoded by the coding sequence ATGATCGCCGTGTCGATAGAAGCCAGTTATCGAAGGGTCGCAAGATCCGCGCTGCGACAGGGCGCCCTTAGCACGGGTGAGCGCGCCGTGCCGGAGGAGGTGCCGGTTGCCTTTTCTTACGGCGGCAGCACCCATGCCGTGATGATGGCTAGTCCCGCTGATCTTGTCGATTTTGCCGTCGGCTTCAGCCTGACAGAGGGCATCATATCGGCACGCAGCGAAATCCGGGCGATAGAGGTCATAGAAGCCGGGCAGGGCTACGATGTCCAGGTGGATCTGATGGATGCCGAGGCTGATGCCCTGCGGGCGAGACGGCGGCATATGGCAGGTCCGGTTGGTTGCGGTCTGTGCGGGATCGAATCCATAGAACAGGCTGTTCGCGTGGTCCCCGATCTCAGCGGCGTGAGAATGTCGATCCACGGTGATGACATCGTTGCCGCGGTGAAAGCACTGAGCGACGCACAAAGCCTCAACCGCGAAACGAGGGCCGTTCACGGTGCGAGTTTTTATAGTCCTCAAGATGGTTTGCTTGCGGTGCGCGAAGATGTCGGTCGCCACAATGCGCTCGACAAGTTGGCCGGTGCTGTCGTGAATGCCGGTATTTCCGCCAAGACAGGCATTGTTGCCGTCACCAGTCGCCTGTCGGTGGAGATGGTTCAGAAGACAGCGATCCTAGGTAGTCCGGTTATGGCAGCAATTTCGGCTCCTACCGCGCTTGCCATCGAAACTGCCGAGAGTGCGGGCATCACGCTTGTTGCGCTGGTGCGGGGTGAAGACTTCGAAATCTTCACCCGTGCGGACCGCGTCATTTTATAA
- a CDS encoding F0F1 ATP synthase subunit gamma: MPSLKDLKNRIASVKATQKITKAMKMVAAAKLRRAQEAAEAARPYSQRMGAVLANIAKAVEADVAPALMTGTGKDNVHLLVVCTAERGLCGGFNSQISRFARDQARKLISEGKTVKIITVGKKGYDSLRREFAANIIERIELREVKKVGFENADQIAKKVISLFNAGEFDVCTLIYSEFKSVISQIPTGLQLIPAAVPVVEEVEATQSAVYEYEPDAASILEDLIPRNISVQVFRALLENVAGEMGAKMSAMDNATRNAGDMINKLTLSYNRQRQAQITKELIEIISGAEAL, encoded by the coding sequence ATGCCTTCACTAAAGGATCTGAAAAACCGCATTGCCTCCGTAAAGGCGACGCAGAAGATTACCAAGGCGATGAAAATGGTCGCCGCGGCGAAGCTTCGGCGCGCCCAGGAAGCTGCGGAGGCCGCCCGGCCTTATTCTCAGCGCATGGGCGCCGTTCTTGCCAACATCGCCAAGGCGGTCGAGGCGGACGTCGCTCCGGCGCTGATGACCGGCACCGGCAAGGACAACGTGCATCTGCTCGTTGTCTGCACGGCTGAACGTGGTCTTTGCGGCGGTTTCAACTCGCAGATTTCCCGTTTTGCCCGCGATCAAGCCCGCAAGCTGATTTCCGAAGGCAAAACGGTCAAGATCATCACGGTCGGCAAGAAGGGTTACGACAGCCTTCGTCGCGAATTCGCAGCTAATATCATCGAGCGCATCGAACTGCGCGAAGTGAAGAAGGTCGGTTTCGAAAACGCCGACCAGATCGCCAAGAAGGTGATCTCCCTGTTCAATGCGGGTGAATTTGACGTCTGCACGCTGATCTACTCGGAATTCAAGTCCGTCATCAGCCAGATCCCGACCGGTCTGCAGCTTATTCCTGCCGCAGTCCCTGTTGTGGAAGAGGTTGAGGCAACGCAGAGCGCCGTCTACGAATATGAGCCTGATGCGGCTTCTATTCTGGAAGACCTTATTCCGCGCAACATTTCGGTTCAGGTTTTCCGGGCTCTGCTCGAAAACGTTGCCGGTGAAATGGGCGCCAAGATGAGCGCGATGGACAACGCAACGCGCAATGCCGGTGATATGATCAACAAGCTGACGCTTTCCTACAACCGTCAGCGTCAGGCTCAGATCACCAAGGAACTCATTGAAATCATTTCGGGCGCGGAAGCGCTCTGA
- a CDS encoding primosomal protein N', with the protein MAKDSSDLFGALFDPPSLTRTVPVLVPMPAPGPYSYAVPDDMVVETGSIVQVPLGPRQVFGVVWDDAGEKSVDPKKLRPITKSFECPPLKAEMRRFIDWVAAYTLSPPGLVARMALRAPAAFDPEPMIEGLRLTEGRPERLTPARERVMELAAEGHGWTKSGLAHAAGVSTSVVDGLVKQGVFETVFLPAPPVVAEPDPDYAEPRLEGPQKQAASEILEDVRKGGFHVSLIDGVTGSGKTEVYFEAVAETLRQGKQVLILLPEIALTAAFLDRFHDRFGAKPAEWHSDLSPRMREKVWRQAVTGEVKVVAGARSALFLPFDNLGLIIVDEEHDPAYKQEDRVFYNARDMAVVRARIGDFPVVLVSATPSVESQVNGSSGRYNTIHLHTRFGDAAMPDLHLIDMRRHPPERGGFLSPVLLRGIGKTIEKGEQSLLFLNRRGYAPLTLCRVCGHRFQCPQCSSWLVEHRFRNQLQCHQCGHNEPTPDHCPECGTFDHLVACGPGVERIAEEVEKHFPEARTIVLSSDLMGVKRLRLELEAIVKGEADIVIGTQLVAKGHNFPLMTLVGIVDADLGLANGDPRAAERTFQLLSQVTGRAGRTGLKSHGLLQTYQPQHPVMQAIVSGDASAFYEREIVEREKAVLPPFGRLASIIVSADTRAEAETHARGLRAAAPQVTGIMLLGPAEAPLALIRGRHRFRLLVHGRRNSDMQSFLRTLLANGPKERGSVHVQLDIDPQSFL; encoded by the coding sequence ATGGCAAAAGATTCGTCCGATCTGTTTGGGGCTCTGTTCGACCCGCCGTCGCTCACGCGCACGGTGCCCGTTCTCGTGCCGATGCCGGCGCCGGGACCCTACAGTTATGCCGTGCCTGACGATATGGTGGTGGAGACCGGCTCCATCGTTCAGGTGCCGCTTGGACCACGGCAGGTCTTCGGCGTGGTGTGGGACGATGCAGGAGAGAAGAGCGTCGATCCGAAAAAGCTGCGGCCCATCACCAAGAGTTTCGAGTGCCCGCCGCTGAAAGCGGAAATGCGGCGCTTCATCGATTGGGTTGCCGCCTACACGCTCTCTCCGCCCGGCCTTGTGGCGCGCATGGCCCTACGCGCGCCCGCCGCCTTCGATCCCGAACCCATGATCGAGGGGCTGCGGCTGACCGAAGGCAGGCCGGAGCGGCTTACTCCCGCCCGCGAGAGAGTGATGGAGCTGGCGGCCGAGGGCCATGGCTGGACGAAGAGTGGCCTTGCCCATGCCGCCGGCGTTTCTACCAGCGTTGTCGATGGTCTGGTCAAGCAGGGCGTATTCGAGACGGTTTTTCTGCCCGCGCCGCCCGTTGTGGCCGAGCCTGATCCTGACTATGCCGAGCCGCGACTGGAAGGCCCGCAGAAACAGGCGGCATCGGAAATTCTCGAGGATGTGCGCAAGGGTGGTTTCCATGTTTCACTGATTGATGGTGTGACCGGCTCCGGCAAAACCGAGGTCTATTTCGAGGCGGTGGCGGAAACGCTGCGACAAGGCAAGCAGGTCCTCATCCTGTTGCCGGAAATCGCGCTGACGGCGGCCTTCCTGGATCGCTTTCACGACCGCTTCGGCGCCAAGCCGGCGGAATGGCATTCTGATCTGTCGCCGCGCATGCGCGAAAAGGTCTGGCGACAGGCGGTGACGGGTGAGGTGAAGGTGGTGGCCGGCGCGCGCTCGGCGCTGTTCCTTCCCTTCGACAATCTCGGCCTCATCATCGTCGATGAGGAGCATGACCCGGCCTACAAGCAGGAAGACCGCGTCTTTTACAATGCCCGCGACATGGCGGTCGTCAGAGCCCGGATCGGGGATTTCCCGGTGGTGCTGGTCTCCGCCACGCCGTCAGTGGAAAGCCAGGTCAACGGCAGTTCTGGCCGCTATAACACCATCCATCTGCATACGCGCTTCGGCGATGCGGCGATGCCCGATCTGCATCTGATCGATATGCGTCGCCATCCGCCGGAAAGGGGAGGGTTTCTTTCGCCGGTTCTCCTGCGCGGCATCGGCAAAACCATCGAAAAGGGCGAGCAGTCCCTGCTCTTTCTCAATCGTCGCGGTTACGCGCCGCTGACGCTTTGCCGGGTCTGCGGTCACCGTTTCCAGTGCCCGCAATGTTCGAGCTGGCTGGTGGAGCACCGGTTCCGCAATCAACTGCAATGCCACCAGTGCGGTCACAACGAGCCGACGCCGGACCATTGCCCGGAATGCGGCACCTTCGATCATCTGGTGGCCTGCGGGCCGGGGGTAGAGCGGATCGCCGAGGAGGTGGAGAAACACTTTCCCGAGGCCCGCACCATCGTGCTCTCCTCTGACCTGATGGGCGTCAAGCGGCTGCGTCTGGAGCTGGAGGCGATCGTAAAGGGAGAGGCGGACATCGTCATCGGCACGCAGCTGGTTGCCAAGGGGCACAACTTCCCCCTTATGACGCTTGTCGGTATTGTCGACGCCGATCTCGGGCTTGCCAATGGCGATCCGCGCGCAGCGGAGCGAACGTTCCAGCTGCTCTCGCAGGTGACCGGTCGCGCCGGGCGAACCGGGCTGAAAAGCCACGGCCTGTTGCAAACCTACCAGCCGCAACACCCTGTCATGCAGGCAATCGTGTCCGGTGATGCATCTGCCTTTTACGAAAGGGAGATCGTGGAGCGGGAAAAAGCCGTTCTTCCGCCTTTCGGACGGCTTGCCTCAATCATCGTTTCCGCTGATACGCGTGCGGAGGCCGAAACCCATGCGCGGGGTTTAAGGGCAGCAGCACCGCAGGTTACGGGCATCATGCTGCTCGGCCCGGCGGAAGCGCCGCTGGCGCTTATCCGTGGCCGGCACCGTTTTCGCCTGCTGGTGCATGGGCGGCGCAATTCCGACATGCAATCCTTCCTTCGAACGCTTCTGGCCAATGGCCCGAAGGAACGGGGTAGCGTGCATGTGCAGCTCGATATCGATCCGCAAAGTTTCCTTTGA
- a CDS encoding F0F1 ATP synthase subunit epsilon: MADSFKFDLVSPERLLVSETVTEVVIPATLGEMTVLANHAPTMTTIKPGLVTVKFASGETHKYVVFGGFADILPTGCTLLAESAVSADDMSPDTLQKRIDLAKAEIQEGNHHHEHLTKLEKHLYELTNLHEVLVAA, encoded by the coding sequence ATGGCTGACAGTTTCAAATTCGATCTCGTTTCCCCGGAACGTCTGCTCGTTTCCGAAACGGTTACGGAAGTCGTCATTCCGGCTACGCTGGGTGAGATGACGGTTCTGGCCAATCACGCGCCCACCATGACGACGATCAAGCCGGGCCTGGTGACGGTGAAATTCGCCTCTGGCGAAACCCATAAATACGTCGTTTTCGGTGGTTTTGCCGATATTCTTCCGACAGGTTGCACGCTTCTCGCCGAATCCGCTGTTTCGGCTGACGATATGTCCCCTGACACGCTGCAGAAGCGCATCGATTTGGCCAAGGCCGAAATTCAGGAAGGCAATCATCACCACGAGCATCTGACCAAGCTTGAAAAGCATCTCTACGAACTGACGAACCTGCATGAGGTTCTCGTCGCCGCTTGA
- the atpA gene encoding F0F1 ATP synthase subunit alpha, with protein sequence MDIRAAEISAILKDQIKNFGNEAEVSEVGQVLSVGDGIARVYGLDNVQAGEMVEFPGGVRGMALNLEADNVGVVIFGSDRAIKEGDTVKRTGAIVDVPVGPELLGRVVDALGNPIDGKGPINAAKRSRVDVKAPGIIPRKSVHEPMSTGLKAIDALIPVGRGQRELVIGDRQTGKTAIILDAILNQKAIHDNGPEGDKLYCVYVAIGQKRSTVAQFVKVLEERGALQYSIIIAATASDPAPMQYLAPFAGCAMGEYFRDNGKHALIGYDDLSKQAVAYRQMSLLLRRPPGREAYPGDVFYLHSRLLERAAKLSDEMGAGSLTALPVIETQGNDVSAFIPTNVISITDGQIFLETDLFYQGIRPAVNVGLSVSRVGSAAQIKAMKQVAGSIKGELAQYREMAAFAQFGSDLDASTQRLLNRGARLTELLKQPQFSPLKTEEQVAVIFAGVNGYLDKIPVAQVGKFEQGLLSYLRSEGKAILDTIRTEKAISDDTKSKLKGALDSFAKSFS encoded by the coding sequence ATGGATATCCGCGCCGCGGAAATTTCCGCAATTCTGAAAGATCAAATCAAAAATTTCGGCAACGAGGCGGAAGTCTCGGAAGTCGGTCAGGTGCTTTCCGTCGGTGACGGTATCGCCCGCGTCTATGGTCTCGACAATGTTCAGGCCGGCGAAATGGTTGAGTTTCCCGGCGGCGTTCGCGGCATGGCGCTCAACCTCGAAGCCGACAACGTCGGTGTGGTTATCTTCGGTTCTGACCGTGCCATCAAGGAAGGCGACACCGTAAAGCGGACTGGCGCTATCGTTGACGTTCCGGTTGGCCCGGAGCTGCTCGGCCGCGTCGTTGACGCCCTTGGCAACCCGATCGACGGCAAAGGCCCGATCAACGCCGCCAAGCGTTCGCGCGTTGACGTCAAGGCTCCCGGCATCATTCCGCGTAAGTCGGTTCATGAGCCGATGTCGACCGGCCTCAAGGCTATCGACGCCCTCATCCCGGTTGGCCGCGGCCAGCGCGAGCTCGTCATCGGCGACCGCCAGACCGGCAAGACCGCGATCATTCTTGACGCGATCCTGAACCAGAAGGCCATTCACGACAATGGTCCGGAAGGCGACAAGCTTTATTGCGTCTACGTTGCTATCGGCCAGAAGCGTTCGACTGTTGCCCAGTTCGTAAAGGTTCTGGAAGAGCGCGGCGCCCTGCAGTATTCGATCATCATTGCTGCCACGGCTTCCGACCCGGCTCCGATGCAGTACCTGGCACCGTTTGCCGGTTGCGCCATGGGCGAATACTTCCGTGATAACGGCAAGCACGCCCTCATCGGTTATGACGACCTTTCCAAGCAGGCCGTTGCTTACCGTCAGATGTCGCTTCTGCTGCGCCGTCCTCCGGGCCGCGAAGCTTATCCGGGCGATGTCTTCTACCTTCACTCCCGTCTTCTGGAGCGCGCTGCAAAGCTCTCCGACGAAATGGGTGCTGGCTCTCTGACGGCTCTGCCTGTCATCGAAACCCAGGGCAACGACGTTTCGGCCTTCATTCCGACCAACGTGATCTCGATCACCGACGGCCAAATCTTCCTTGAAACCGACCTGTTCTACCAGGGTATCCGTCCGGCCGTTAATGTCGGTCTGTCGGTTTCGCGCGTTGGCTCTGCCGCCCAGATCAAGGCGATGAAGCAGGTCGCCGGTTCGATCAAGGGTGAACTTGCCCAGTATCGCGAAATGGCCGCCTTCGCCCAGTTCGGCTCGGACCTTGACGCTTCCACGCAGCGCCTGCTTAACCGCGGTGCCCGCCTGACCGAGCTTCTGAAGCAGCCGCAGTTCTCTCCGCTCAAGACGGAAGAGCAGGTCGCGGTGATCTTCGCCGGTGTCAACGGTTATCTCGACAAGATCCCGGTCGCGCAGGTCGGCAAGTTCGAGCAGGGTCTGCTCTCCTACCTCCGCTCGGAAGGCAAGGCGATCCTCGACACCATCCGCACGGAAAAGGCAATCAGCGACGATACCAAGAGCAAGCTCAAGGGCGCTCTCGATAGCTTCGCGAAGTCTTTCTCGTAA